GGTTTTCATATTCTGCAATTTTAGATATAACTAATTCATCAACTGGCTTCTCGGAGCGCAGTAGAAACAGACAAAGATAATGAATGTTCTCAAACGATTAACGATTTTGTTTTCAGTGATTTCAGTGCTCCAATGGAGTGCCCTCTGCTCGTATGGAGAGGAAGCATCCGTAATGCGTGAACCTGACAGGAATCTGCTGGAAGGTTATTCCACAGGATTTGAAGGAGGAATCGCGGGCTGGCAAATGTACATTCTGCCGCATTATCCGCCGATTCGGGTGTCACCGGAATATACCAGTATAGCCCCGGGCGATGGTGATTACAGTCTACGCATTCCTGTTGGGATGGGGCTGAATTCCATGCCGGTTCGTGAGAGCATTGGTGAAGAGGAATTGACTGTATCATTGTTAGTAAAATCAGACAGACCGGCCAAGCTGGTTATCCGTCTGGGGCAGGGGCCATCCAGCTTGCAAGCCAAGTCGGTGCAGGTTGGCACCGAGTGGCAAAGAATATCTGCAACCTTTGATGTGAGCGACACGAAGGTTGGCAATTTTATCTTTCTCGAGAATCGTGGAGATGTGAATGGAAACGGTCCTGAAATACTTGTGGATGCCATTGCTCTTAACGTAGGAAAAGATGACAGCTATCATACGAAACCCTACGAATTGGTCTTGACCGATGATGCTGAGGGCCACGTGGAAGCAAAGCTCATCTTGTTTGAGAATGAGAAACCGGGCGACTGGCAATGGGGCGTTGAGTATGTATTGCCGGAAGCGACTTCAATCGCCTCAGGTCTGGCTGATTGGAAGAAACAAAAAGAGGGTGTTTTTACTGCTCAGTTTCCTGTGCCGCCTGCACGTGGTCTTTACCGTGTATCCGTCATTCCTGAAGATAACAAAAACCTGAGTCCATCTCAGGAGCTTTTGGTTGCGCGAACTTCCTTTGAAGATCTTCCTGCAGCCAGTAAGCAGGAGTTGCCTTTAGAGATTGGTGTCCATGCTCTGCATAGCTGGAATCTGGGTGAGAATCATGCGGTCCGTGATTTGCACCCTGACTGGAGAAACGTGCTGGACGATATCAGGAGCCTGGGGATTAACTGGATGCGTTTTCATGGCGGTCGAAATGATCCGGTGAAGATGGCCTTTATGTTTCCCGAATCAATGGACTCGCCGCCGCGTTTGGCGCATGAGTTTTTACAGCCTTATCTTGATGCAGGGTTTGATCTGTTGGGGGTGATTGATGTTGGATACGAAAGAATGTCGATGCCATCTCCGCCCTATGAGTTTTATGAAACGAAGGGCGAATGGATGAAGGACAAGCTTCCGACTGATATCACGGTATGGGAAGATTACGTCGAACAGGCCGTTCTGGCTTATGCCGATATCTTTTCAGCATGGGAGATCATGAACGAGCCGAACGGAAGAATGGAGGCTGAGGATTATTCTCCCTTGATGGAGTCTGCTTATGGAATTGCGAAAGAGCTGTCCCCGGATATGCCTGTTTTGGGCGTATGCTCCACGGCAGACTTTAACTCATCACTCGGTGGCTTCGTCCGAGAATGTTTGGAGATGGGGGCAGGGGAGTCATTTGATGCCATATCATTTCATCCTTATGTCTTCACCGGTCTTCCGGAGGAGTCCTTCACGCATATGGAGAATACTGAACGCTTGCTTCAAGAGTATGGACTGGGAGACAAGCCGATGTGGATTTCAGAGGTAGGCTGGCCGACGAAGCCGGCATACACCTCACACATATGGCGTTCAAAAAACAGTAAAGCGATTTCTTCTAATCTTGCCGCTGCTTATACGGTGCGGAATTTGTTGAATTCTACGCGGATTGGCGTCACTCATTATTTTATTTATGATGGGATGAGTCCGGTATTTGCCTTTAGGGGTTCCGGTGGGTATTCTTTCTACGAGTATGATGGAGTTCCATCGCCCATCTATTTTTCAGTAGGGGCATTCAGTCGCATCATGCAGGGGGCACAATATGCTGAAGCACTTGAATATCGGAATGGTGGTGTGAATATCTACCTCTATACCCAGGGTAATGGTGATGTCCTCGCGACTACCTGGATTAATGAACGTATTGAACCGATACCGCTTGTCATGAAACTGAAGAAGAGCCCGGACTCAATTTGGAATGGCATTGGACAAAAGCTTGATGCCCCGAAAGAAAATGTGCGCGTTGGTGCGTTGCCAACTTACATGCTTTGGGAGAATTCCAGCCTTGAGGAAGTGAGAGTTGCATTGAGTTCAGCCCAATGGGAAGCCATGCCGGAATTCAGTGTGCGCGTGGCGCCTTCGTTAGAGCAGGGAGACAGGTTTGCCGTCATCGCTGATAATCCAACTGCAGGTCTTCGAGTGGTTCGATGGACGGATTCGAATGGCGAATCAAGAGAAACAAAGGTTCCTTCTGGCGAAGTCGTTGAAGTGGTTCTGGGAGAGTATCAGAAGCATGATGATTCATCGCGGCTAAAAGGGAGTTGGAGAACGACTGTAACCGACATCTCTGAGGTTGATATGAGTAATCGATTTGCGAACCTCAGCATTAAGGACAAGGGTGATTATAAGCCGGACGGACTCGTGGATCAATGGCATGAGCAGGAATCATTTATCATTCAGGATGATGATTCAGTAACCTATGGTAGTCTTCCGAAGGAAGAACTGAAGCAGCGGCCGATAAGGTTTTGGTTGGAGGCGCGCGATAAAGGTATCGTTATCGCGTTTTCCGTCCCTAAGCAGGATCAGGGTTTTTCACAGTTCAAGCTGGGGTCCAATCAGTTTAACATGGATAGTGTGGAGTTATTTCTCAGAACCCAGCAAGACGGTCTGGATTGGGTGGCTGAAGGCTATCAGCAGGGTGACATCAAGCTCTGTTTTGCCCAAGACAGTCGCGATCCGGAGCGCAAATCGATTCGTGTTGATAATGGTCGGAAATTTATCGATGTGGATTTGGTTCGTTTCGCATTTAGTCCACTTTCAGATGGATTGGGCTATAGTGGTGAAATCTATATTCCGTGGAATGCTTTGACAGAAATGAATAATGGAATTCCAGAAATGCTGGGATTTGATATCAGTTTTAATCTAACCGGATCTGACAATCGAAGGGCTGCTCAGATTACTTGGTCGGGCACAGGTGACAATTGGAAAAATCTGTCACAAGCGGGAGTACTGCGAACTAGTTACCCGGGCCAGTGATTTTCTTTTAACCACGAACAATAACACTGCGATGCTTACGCCAGCGCAGAGGAGGCTGGCCGTAAGCTGCCTTAAACTTACGGACAAAATGGCTGACGCTGGCGTAACCGCATTCCTGGGCAATTTCAGAGATGTTTGCTTTTTCCAGTTCCAGTAAGCGGACAGCGAGTTGCAGGCGACGTGCCGATACGATGTCCCCAAGAGTTTTGCCAAAGTAGCGTTTACATTCTTTATTGAGGTGCTGGAGGCTGCGTCCACTTGATTGCACGACTGCCTGCACGCCTATCTGTAAGTTTGCAGAGAATTCCAAACAAAGAAATGCGTCAGACAACCATTCGGGTGCTATGTCGGTAATCTGCTTGTCCCCCGCCCGATAAAGGTCAGCCAGTCCATGGATAAATAAACGTAAAGCCAGAGAATCCCGGTAACCATTAATAAAGTGACGAAATACATGACTCACCTCAGGCATGATTTTGGCAGGAGGATGCCAGATTGGTGGCATTTCGATTTCCTCATTGAAGAGCTCTGGCAAGGGCTTTGGTTTTCCTGCCATTGGATCTTGAAGGATCTTTGGCGGACTGAGGTCGGGGTGCATCGAGATATTCAACAAAGTCAGTCCATCCGCACTGGTGCCTCTGAACGCATGTGTGTCCGATGCTCGAATAAAGCAAATTTGCCCTTCGGTCAGTGGATGAAACTGGCCATTAATCTGGTGTATACCTCGGCCTTTTTCGACGCGGAATACTTCATGGAAATCGTGATAATGATAGCCGCCCGGGCTTTTCTCATGGATGATATCTCGAAATGTACGTGTAATCTCACCGGAGTGAGCCAGCTTGTTCCAATGAAGTTTTACAGGTTGAGACATTCGAAAAGAGCAATATTTTGGATTTGAGATAATGAGGGATCAAGACAATTATGGTAGGATGAGAGAGCGTTCAGCATTGGGTATCCCGTCGATGACAAAAAATGAATTCGGTTTTTCTTTGGTTGAGTTGTTGGTTTCCATAGCAATTTTGGCAATCATTGCTGGAGTGCTTGTTCCAGTCGTTTCGAATGTCAGATACAAGGCATTGCAAGCTGAGTCGGGATCGAACTTACGTACGATATCCACTGCCATGCATCTATACTCTTCAGATAATGACGGTGAGCTACCAAGGCTCCGCGACAAGACTGAAGGCGGTCAGCCATGGAGTGGTTTGTGGCCGGAAAAAATGCAGCCTTATCTTGGAACGTTCGTTGATAACCGGAGCCCGGATATTTTCTTTGATCCATTGGCTGAGGTTTCACATCCACGATTGTCCGACTTTGGTGCCAATGATTTACTTTTTGTAAACGACCCTGAGGCGGAGGCTTATAATTTGGCACGTTTAAGGGAGCCATCGAGAACAGTCATTCTTGCTCAGGCGAAAGAGAAGGGCGATGGTGATTGGCGTGGGACATGGTATTTTAGAGCTCGGCATTTTATAGAATCGGGTGATGGGACAAACCTCGCTCAGCCAACAGATCGGGATACGGGAGTCATTATGTATTCGCATGCGGATGGCAGTGTGAGCGAAGAGCAATGGGATGTCTTTTTAGCGCAACGTGAGAAACTGCTCGATCCTGACTATCAGTAGTTATTTGCGATGAGTGAACGTCCTAATCTTTTGTTCGTATTTTCTGATCAACACCGTGCCTGCGATCTCGGCTGTTATGGAAATGATAAAGTATTGAGTCCTAACCTGGATGCATTGGCCAAAGGTGGTGCTCTGTTCAGAAATTTCTATAGTAACTCACCGCTCTGTGTTCCTGCAAGAGGAACACTGCTGACCGGACTTCATGCGATGAGGCATAGGGCAGCCGGGAACGATTTACCGATCAATGAGCAATGTGAAAGTCTTGGCGCAGCTTTGCAACGCGAGGGCTATTTAACTGGCTATATCGGGAAGTGGCATTTGGGCGGTGTCCCAAGAGATCAGTTCATCGATAAAGATAGACGTCTGGGATTTGAAGAGTGGTATGTTGCGAATTGCAATCACAATTACAACGAGGGCTATTACTATGATCAGGACAATCAACATCATGTCATTGAAGGTTATGAGCCCATTGTGCAAACAGATCTGGCCGTAAACTTTATTGAGCGTAATCGAGAAAAGCCCTGGGCGGCTGTCTTGTCGTGGGGGCCACCGCATGAGCCATACCTGACTGCGCCAAAGCATCAGCAGGATTACTATGAGGAAGTGGAGATGAGCTTGCGCCCAAATGTCCCTGATCGTATTACGACTTATGGTGATCAGTTTTTGTCGCGTGATGAAATTCCTGATTTGATGCGAGGGTACTACGCGCACATTACGGCTCTGGATGAACAGATGGGGCGCTTGATTGATGCTTTAAAGGAGACCGACCAACTGGAGAACACGATCATTGTATACACCAGTGACCATGGCGACATGGTGGGAAGTCAGGGCTATATGAATAAGCAGTTACCCTACGAAGAGTCTGTTAATGTTCCATTGATCATCAGCTGGCCTGGGAATATTCAGCCGGGCGAACGCAAAGGTTTGGCTTCTCTTGTTGATCTGCCGGTTACGCTTACGCATATGGTGGGAGCATCATTTAAGGAAAAACCGGATGGACGTGATTTTTCTGCAATGTTGACTGATACTGAGGCGCCGGGAGCAGAGTACTGCTATCTTTATGAACTAACCGCCTGCCATCAATCCGCCGACCGGGATACACCGGCATGGCGTGGTTTGCGAACAGAACGCTATACATTTGCTACATTGTTTGATGGCACTCCTTGGATTCTTTATGATAATCAAGAGGACCCGTACCAAATGAATAATCTGGTGACGGACCCGAAACATAAATCTCTTGTCAAGGAGTTGAAGAAGTCATTGGACTGTGAAGTGCATCTTCACGATTCTTATGTCAGTCCAGAAATTCTTATTAAAGACGCAGGTTTGCTGAGCGAGTGGAACAGGAGTCAGGCTTATTTTAATCGTCCACTTTTCGCTGATGATTCCGTTCAGGAATGCCATTCAAATCATTAACATTACTCATTGATGTCCTTGTCGCTTCCTTCTAATGCCCTTTGGATTTGGCCGGAGAGCCTTCACTGGAATCTGCATAATTGCTATGCGCTTTTTCGCAGAGAATTCAAACTCGATGAATTGCCAAAGCATGCGCCTTTACTGATTACTGCTGATCAGTCTTACCAGCTGTATATAAATGGCCTATATGTTTGCCGTGGTCCGGCTCGAGGTTTTCAAGCCAGTTGGCCCTACGACGAGATTGACATCAGGCCCTGGTTGGTTGTTGGCTCGAACCTGATCGCAATTAGGGCTTATAACCCTGGGGGTGGTAACTTTCAATATGTTAGTCAGGGATATGCAGGCTTGCTTGTTGTCGCTCAATGGCAGGACTTTTCATTGGTCACTGACGGCTGTTGGAAGTGCCGACGACAGGAGGGGATTAGGAAGGATACCGTCCCGATCAGCTTGCAATTGTTTCCTCAGGAAATCATCGACTTAGGCATAGAAGATCCTGATTGGATGATGCCCGCTTTCGATGATACATCGTGGAAAACATCTGTAGCCAGTACACCATGGAATGCCATGCCATGGCCTCAGTTGGAAGCACGTTCAATTCCAATGTTGGACGAACATGAAATTCAGACAGGCAGTCTTATTGGGTATGCAAAAGGGGTTGCTGCGGAAGATTATATTTCCAAGGAGAACCTTTCGCTGTTGCGTTATGAACAAGGCTTGCAGCATGAGTCTGCAGAGGGAGATACGGATACTTTGCAATTTGAATCAACTCCCAAGGGCTATTGGCAAAGCAAACTGATAGATTTAGGAAAACCTTATATCGGCAGTGTGTTACTGGAGGTGATCGGCGCGGATAGCGGTGTGATTGTAGAAACGCATCATTACGAGACTATTCAGAAAGAATCATTATGTCCGGACTTTGCCTCGGAGTCACACAGCAAGATGGCTTTCAGTCATCGCATGATTTGCAGGGATGGCAAAAACTATCATGCGTTTTATCATCCCTTTGGTTTTCGTTACATGGTGGTCACGGTGTATGACAATGAATCTGAAATTCAGGTGAAACCTTCCTTGCGAACATCCGTCTATCCACTTAAAGACAACGGATATTTCAAATCGGCCGACGATGATCTGAATCGTATTTGGGAAACTTGTGCTTGGACCCAGCGGATTTGTAGTCTCGATGCTTATGTGGATACTCCATGGCGTGAGCAGGCGCAGTGGTGGGGAGATGCACGTGTTCAAGCTTGGAACACTTTTCATCTTGATGGCGACGTGCGGTTGTTTCGCCGAGGCATTAAGCAGATTGCCACACAAACAACACCAGATGGTTTGACCTATGGACACGCGCCAACCATCGCGCATTTTTGTATATTGCCAGATTTTACGTTGATATGGATGGTTACGCTTTGGGATTGCTATTGGCAGACGGGAAGTTTGGAAGCCTTTGAGACCCATCGCGATAAAGTTGAAAAGGCACTGGATTATTTTCGTGATCACATGGATTCAGAAACCGGTCTGCTTCGCTATGACGAACGTTTTTGGTTGTTTCTGGACTGGACGGACTTGCAAAAGGCAGGCTGTTCCAGTGTCTATAGTCTCTGGCTGCTGTATGCCCTTATCCAGTTGGAAAAACTTTATGAGCTCACTGATGATTTAAAGTCTGCCAGTGAGTGTCATCAATGGTCGAATCGATTGCGGGATAGTTTGTTGGCATTGGTCGGTGAAGATGGACTGATCCGCGATGGTTTTCTAGAGGATGGCACAATCAATCCACATGCATCCATCCATGCTCAGACTTTGTCACTGATGACTGGCCTTTGTCCTGAGAATGAACCTGCGATGTTGAATAAGTGCTTGCTGCCTTTTCTGAAGGGAGAACTTGAAAAGGATGTGCAACCATCGGCTTATTGGATCACCTATGTCTATACTGTTTTGGCAGAGCGTGGTTATGTTTCGGATGTGGTTGGTCATATTCGTGAGAAGTGGAAGCCGATGATCGAGCAGGGGGCGACGTGGGAAAACTTTGAACCGAAAAGAGGTAATGAGAGTTTTTCGCATGCTTGGTCGGCGCATCCATTGTTTCACCTTATGCAATGCCTGGGTGGTATTCGACAGATAGATAAAGGATGGTCGAGAGTTTCTTTTTCCCCAGTCTTCAAGGGGAAACATGCAACGGTTACGATTCCGACTCCCTTAGGCAAAATCAAGTCATCATGGGAGAAGATTGGGAAAGAAATATGTGGAGAATTGATATTGCCTCAAGGTATTCAAGCTGAGGTGCGTTTGGTAGGATTAGATTCTGAGACGATTGAAGGTGTTTACCAATATCGCATTGAGAATATTGATTCTCGATGACTTTTGCGTTTATGAAAAATCAAACTTCACCTCGCCATTCACGACTTTGAGTTTGGCTTCGAATTCTTTGCCAGCTTTTGATTTGAAGCCGGTGATGGTGTCAGTTGTTCCGGTGTTGAGAAGTTGTTGAGCGATCTCTAAAGCAATCTCTTTTTGTGCCATGGTTTTCCAGATGACAAATTTGCAACCGTTTCGCCAGTTGGAGCAACCATAGGCTTTACTGCCGACGATGATGTCGCCGCCACAAGTTGGACAAGCTCCCAGTGATTCCTGTCCGTCATCCTTTTTGGCTACCTTGGACTCTTCATAGCTGAGCTTGCCTTTCTTATCAAGGCAGATGGTTGCAAAGCATTTGCGTCCATCGACGACAATAGGGTGGGGCGTTAGACTGCGTTTGTGGGAAAGGATTTCACGGGCAAGTTCTGCCGGGAGGGGTAGTTCCCAAATCGTAGCAGGCAGCACAAACTTGCAGCCTTGTTTCCAGTCCGAACAACCATATGCCGCACGTCCGCGAATGACGGGTGCGTTGCAGATTGGGCAAGGGCCAAGGTTAGCCTTGTTGATTGTTTTTTGTGAAGTGCACTGGAGGATCTCACGGGTGTAATTTGCGACTTCCGACATGAATTGCGCCGGGTCGTATTCGCCTCGTTCGACTTGCTTGAGTCGGAATTCCCAGTCTCCTGTCAACTCGGGAGATTTTAGACGTTCGTCTTGAATGAGAGAGATCAATCCTCGGCCGGACTCTGTGCTGACGAGATTCTTTTTCTTGCGCTCAATGTATTTGCGTTGGATCAGGACTTCGATGAT
The Rubellicoccus peritrichatus DNA segment above includes these coding regions:
- a CDS encoding type II secretion system protein; the protein is MRERSALGIPSMTKNEFGFSLVELLVSIAILAIIAGVLVPVVSNVRYKALQAESGSNLRTISTAMHLYSSDNDGELPRLRDKTEGGQPWSGLWPEKMQPYLGTFVDNRSPDIFFDPLAEVSHPRLSDFGANDLLFVNDPEAEAYNLARLREPSRTVILAQAKEKGDGDWRGTWYFRARHFIESGDGTNLAQPTDRDTGVIMYSHADGSVSEEQWDVFLAQREKLLDPDYQ
- a CDS encoding sulfatase, whose translation is MSERPNLLFVFSDQHRACDLGCYGNDKVLSPNLDALAKGGALFRNFYSNSPLCVPARGTLLTGLHAMRHRAAGNDLPINEQCESLGAALQREGYLTGYIGKWHLGGVPRDQFIDKDRRLGFEEWYVANCNHNYNEGYYYDQDNQHHVIEGYEPIVQTDLAVNFIERNREKPWAAVLSWGPPHEPYLTAPKHQQDYYEEVEMSLRPNVPDRITTYGDQFLSRDEIPDLMRGYYAHITALDEQMGRLIDALKETDQLENTIIVYTSDHGDMVGSQGYMNKQLPYEESVNVPLIISWPGNIQPGERKGLASLVDLPVTLTHMVGASFKEKPDGRDFSAMLTDTEAPGAEYCYLYELTACHQSADRDTPAWRGLRTERYTFATLFDGTPWILYDNQEDPYQMNNLVTDPKHKSLVKELKKSLDCEVHLHDSYVSPEILIKDAGLLSEWNRSQAYFNRPLFADDSVQECHSNH
- a CDS encoding alpha-L-rhamnosidase C-terminal domain-containing protein; translation: MSLSLPSNALWIWPESLHWNLHNCYALFRREFKLDELPKHAPLLITADQSYQLYINGLYVCRGPARGFQASWPYDEIDIRPWLVVGSNLIAIRAYNPGGGNFQYVSQGYAGLLVVAQWQDFSLVTDGCWKCRRQEGIRKDTVPISLQLFPQEIIDLGIEDPDWMMPAFDDTSWKTSVASTPWNAMPWPQLEARSIPMLDEHEIQTGSLIGYAKGVAAEDYISKENLSLLRYEQGLQHESAEGDTDTLQFESTPKGYWQSKLIDLGKPYIGSVLLEVIGADSGVIVETHHYETIQKESLCPDFASESHSKMAFSHRMICRDGKNYHAFYHPFGFRYMVVTVYDNESEIQVKPSLRTSVYPLKDNGYFKSADDDLNRIWETCAWTQRICSLDAYVDTPWREQAQWWGDARVQAWNTFHLDGDVRLFRRGIKQIATQTTPDGLTYGHAPTIAHFCILPDFTLIWMVTLWDCYWQTGSLEAFETHRDKVEKALDYFRDHMDSETGLLRYDERFWLFLDWTDLQKAGCSSVYSLWLLYALIQLEKLYELTDDLKSASECHQWSNRLRDSLLALVGEDGLIRDGFLEDGTINPHASIHAQTLSLMTGLCPENEPAMLNKCLLPFLKGELEKDVQPSAYWITYVYTVLAERGYVSDVVGHIREKWKPMIEQGATWENFEPKRGNESFSHAWSAHPLFHLMQCLGGIRQIDKGWSRVSFSPVFKGKHATVTIPTPLGKIKSSWEKIGKEICGELILPQGIQAEVRLVGLDSETIEGVYQYRIENIDSR
- a CDS encoding AraC family transcriptional regulator, which translates into the protein MSQPVKLHWNKLAHSGEITRTFRDIIHEKSPGGYHYHDFHEVFRVEKGRGIHQINGQFHPLTEGQICFIRASDTHAFRGTSADGLTLLNISMHPDLSPPKILQDPMAGKPKPLPELFNEEIEMPPIWHPPAKIMPEVSHVFRHFINGYRDSLALRLFIHGLADLYRAGDKQITDIAPEWLSDAFLCLEFSANLQIGVQAVVQSSGRSLQHLNKECKRYFGKTLGDIVSARRLQLAVRLLELEKANISEIAQECGYASVSHFVRKFKAAYGQPPLRWRKHRSVIVRG
- a CDS encoding sugar-binding protein: MNVLKRLTILFSVISVLQWSALCSYGEEASVMREPDRNLLEGYSTGFEGGIAGWQMYILPHYPPIRVSPEYTSIAPGDGDYSLRIPVGMGLNSMPVRESIGEEELTVSLLVKSDRPAKLVIRLGQGPSSLQAKSVQVGTEWQRISATFDVSDTKVGNFIFLENRGDVNGNGPEILVDAIALNVGKDDSYHTKPYELVLTDDAEGHVEAKLILFENEKPGDWQWGVEYVLPEATSIASGLADWKKQKEGVFTAQFPVPPARGLYRVSVIPEDNKNLSPSQELLVARTSFEDLPAASKQELPLEIGVHALHSWNLGENHAVRDLHPDWRNVLDDIRSLGINWMRFHGGRNDPVKMAFMFPESMDSPPRLAHEFLQPYLDAGFDLLGVIDVGYERMSMPSPPYEFYETKGEWMKDKLPTDITVWEDYVEQAVLAYADIFSAWEIMNEPNGRMEAEDYSPLMESAYGIAKELSPDMPVLGVCSTADFNSSLGGFVRECLEMGAGESFDAISFHPYVFTGLPEESFTHMENTERLLQEYGLGDKPMWISEVGWPTKPAYTSHIWRSKNSKAISSNLAAAYTVRNLLNSTRIGVTHYFIYDGMSPVFAFRGSGGYSFYEYDGVPSPIYFSVGAFSRIMQGAQYAEALEYRNGGVNIYLYTQGNGDVLATTWINERIEPIPLVMKLKKSPDSIWNGIGQKLDAPKENVRVGALPTYMLWENSSLEEVRVALSSAQWEAMPEFSVRVAPSLEQGDRFAVIADNPTAGLRVVRWTDSNGESRETKVPSGEVVEVVLGEYQKHDDSSRLKGSWRTTVTDISEVDMSNRFANLSIKDKGDYKPDGLVDQWHEQESFIIQDDDSVTYGSLPKEELKQRPIRFWLEARDKGIVIAFSVPKQDQGFSQFKLGSNQFNMDSVELFLRTQQDGLDWVAEGYQQGDIKLCFAQDSRDPERKSIRVDNGRKFIDVDLVRFAFSPLSDGLGYSGEIYIPWNALTEMNNGIPEMLGFDISFNLTGSDNRRAAQITWSGTGDNWKNLSQAGVLRTSYPGQ